A genome region from Anopheles stephensi strain Indian chromosome 2, UCI_ANSTEP_V1.0, whole genome shotgun sequence includes the following:
- the LOC118508589 gene encoding ADP-ribosylation factor-like protein 2-binding protein isoform X1, producing the protein MDFEENIIKRQNSSEYFDTVIGHIEDIVIGEEFQQHMVNQFMECYYYEFEPGEENKIVYTEIYQKYTNMIEAHIVEHLNRKMACFDMDLFAMELENKKTQLDGEIFELLYTLTDFLAFKDMVLDYKAFKEGAYDDLNKGISVTGLQK; encoded by the exons ATGGATTTTGAGGAGAATATCATTAAACGACAAAATTCCAGCGAATATTTCGATACGGTAATCGGCCACATTGAGGACATCGTGATTGGGGAAGAGTTTCAG CAGCATATGGTGAACCAGTTCATGGAGTGCTATTACTACGAGTTCGAACCGGgcgaggaaaacaaaatcgtctacACCGAGATCTACCAAAAGTATACGAACATGATTGAGGCGCACATCGTCGAGCATCTGAACCGGAAGATGGCCTGCTTCGACATGGATCTGTTTGCGATGGAGctggaaaacaagaaaacacagTTGGACGGAGAAATCTTCGAGCTGCTGTACACGCTAACCGACTTTCTGGCCTTCAAGGACATGGTGCTGGACTACAAGGCGTTCAAGGAAGGTGCATATGACGATCTGAACAAAGGCATCAGTGTTACCGGGCTGCAGAAGTAG
- the LOC118508578 gene encoding nuclear pore complex protein Nup93-1, translating into MDFNALLQQAQKLTHETQVSDDLPRVERTLPQVLQATQELHSRVTQTGAQDMQAHILLGSNGIDLPKISQKLETLSARKTFEPLDPIATTDVQNFLRNEKENAILAVIEEVHKNSYLAAETQKWDHMMNDWRQEKVKLMNALIGPSQSWIDIRKGPEQTILNETTFGGRSSLNSQEMAYAREVHEYNKLVCEGAMRPSLVQRFSQVADSFNDSRVSDVWEVVKYMANVTPIPRSQDPMKVRCSQHLFINQAKRYLENRYKVFMQTVISEHLREARRGGIPSVLNLVGSFVGLKLATHGLNSSFIGLQDGQVDGKPLWPMVYYCLRCGDLASALKCMQMAGQGHEDLIAVLEEKCHNPEQKTNPRLELQIRMQYKRQIRNATDPYKRAVYCIVGCCDIQEPHADIAKTTDDFLWIQLSLIRTEGDDNSEHLTCSGLQSMILEQYGEKHYNANEQPHLYFQLLALTGQYEAGIEFLSRFEKYRVHAVHIGLALNELHMIGGPRNLQEPLLSVDFEDPQPMRRLNIARLIMLYVKKFEITDPPEALHYFYFLRNLKDSEGRNLFLVSVADLAIECRDFDLLFGRMQRDGMRSRGLIDQFETVHIDARTVCEMVAEKFVKKGMFEDAIKMFDLACQQEQALRYTSILLSQVVHHANKEGSLRERVQRMAHEFTERYTGAEKNCDSQTWTTFNLLKDLAAFFDYYHGKNHQSAMDILERIKLVPLRMSDLDVAVNNFKRLSGEVCKVIPDLLLATMDIAYTKFKTMKGKDVAKFDDLGKKNQLGYLREQAKALTNMAAMVPYRMPGDTNSRLIQTEILMH; encoded by the exons ATGGATTTCAATGCGCTCCTCCAGCAAGCCCAAAAGCTCACCCATGAGACACAAGTTTCGGATGATTTGCCACGCGTGGAGCGTACCCTGCCGCAAGTGTTACAAGCAACGCAGGAACTGCATTCCCGGGTAACGCAAACCGGTGCACAGGACATGCAAGC GCACATCCTGCTGGGATCGAATGGAATTGATTTGCCAAAAATCTCGCAAAAGCTGGAAACGCTCAGCGCCCGCAAGACATTCGAACCGTTGGATCCGATCGCTACGACCGATGTGCAGAACTTCCTACGCAACGAGAAGGAAAACGCCATACTTGCCGTGATTGAGGAAGTGCACAAGAAT TCCTACCTAGCTGCCGAAACGCAGAAATGGGACCACATGATGAACGATTGGAGGCAGGAAAAGGTGAAGCTCATGAACGCGCTGATTGGTCCGTCGCAAAGCTGGATTGACATTCGCAAAGGTCCCGAGCAGACCATACTGAACGAAACCACGTTCGGTGGTAGGTCCTCGTTGAACAGCCAGGAGATGGCTTACGCTCGCGAGGTGCACGAATACAACAAGCTTGTGTGCGAGGGTGCGATGCGTCCGTCGCTGGTACAGCGGTTCTCCCAGGTGGCGGATAGTTTCAACGATTCG CGTGTCAGCGATGTTTGGGAGGTAGTAAAGTACATGGCAAACGTGACACCCATTCCCAGAAGCCAAGATCCGATGAAAGTGCGCTGCTCGCAACATCTGTTCATCAACCAAGCGAAGCGCTATCTGGAGAATCGATACAAAGTATTCATGCAAACCGTCATTTCGGAACATCTCCGAGAGGCGCGCCGTGGCGGCATACCGAGCGTACTGAATTTGGTGGGCTCGTTCGTCGGGTTGAAACTCGCCACCCACGGACTGAATTCATCGTTCATAGGACTGCAGGATGGGCAAGTGGATGGGAAGCCTTTATGGCCCATGGTGTATTACTGCCTGCGCTGCGGCGATCTTGCTTCGGCCCTGAAGTGTATGCAAATGGCGGGTCAAGGCCATGAGGATTTGATTGCAGTGCTGGAGGAGAAGTGCCACAACCCGGAGCAAAAAACTAACCCACGGTTGGAGCTGCAGATACGCATGCAGTACAAGCGACAGATACGCAACGCAACCGATCCTTACAAGCGGGCCGTGTACTGCATTGTAGGATGCTGCGACATACAGGAACCGCATGCCGACATTGCAAAAACGACGGACGATTTTCTGTGGATTCAGCTGTCGTTGATTCGCACCGAAGGCGACGATAACTCGGAGCATTTAACCTGTTCCGGCTTACAGAGCATGATCCTGGAGCAGTACGGCGAGAAGCACTACAATGCCAACGAGCAGCCCCATCTGTACTTCCAATTGCTCGCCCTCACCGGGCAGTACGAGGCTGGCATTGAATTTTTGTCTCGCTTCGAAAAGTACCGCGTCCATGCCGTTCACATTGGATTGGCGCTGAACGAGCTGCACATGATCGGTGGTCCGCGCAATCTTCAGGAACCGTTGCTATCGGTCGACTTTGAAGATCCACAACCGATGCGACGGCTAAACATTGCGCGCCTGATAATGTTGTACGTGAAAAAGTTCGAAATTACCGACCCGCCGGAAGCGCTACACTATTTCTACTTCTTGCGCAATCTGAAGGACAGCGAGGGACGAAATCTGTTCCTTGTGAGCGTGGCAGATCTGGCCATCGAGTGTCGCGACTTTGATCTGCTGTTTGGGCGTATGCAGCGCGATGGAATGCGTTCGCGAGGGTTGATTGATCAGTTCGAAACGGTGCACATCGATGCCCGGACCGTGTGCGAAATGGTGGCCGAAAAGTTTGTCAAGAAGGGCATGTTTGAGGATGCGATCAAGATGTTCGATTTGGCGTGCCAGCAGGAGCAGGCGCTCCGTTACACCTCCATACTGCTGTCCCAGGTGGTCCATCACGCCAACAAGGAAGGATCGCTGCGTGAACGCGTCCAGCGGATGGCGCACGAGTTCACCGAGCGTTACACGGGTGCGGAGAAAAATTGTGACTCGCAGACGTGGACCACCTTCAACTTGCTGAAAGATTTGGCCGCCTTTTTCGATTACTATCACGGCAAAAATCACCAATCTGCGATGGACATACTCGAGCGCATCAAACTTGTCCCCCTTCGGATGTCCGATCTAGACGTGGCGGTCAACAATTTCAAGCGTTTGTCCGGGGAAGTGTGTAAAGTCATTCCGGACCTGTTGCTGGCCACGATGGATATTGCCTACACGAAGTTCAAGACTATGAAGGGCAAGGATGTCGCCAAGTTCGATGACCTCGGCAAGAAGAAC caactAGGGTACCTGCGCGAGCAAGCTAAGGCCCTAACTAACATGGCCGCGATGGTGCCGTACCGCATGCCCGGCGATACCAACAGTAGGCTTATTCAAACGGAAATCCTCATGCACTGA
- the LOC118508589 gene encoding ADP-ribosylation factor-like protein 2-binding protein isoform X2, producing MDFEENIIKRQNSSEYFDTVIGHIEDIVIGEEFQHMVNQFMECYYYEFEPGEENKIVYTEIYQKYTNMIEAHIVEHLNRKMACFDMDLFAMELENKKTQLDGEIFELLYTLTDFLAFKDMVLDYKAFKEGAYDDLNKGISVTGLQK from the exons ATGGATTTTGAGGAGAATATCATTAAACGACAAAATTCCAGCGAATATTTCGATACGGTAATCGGCCACATTGAGGACATCGTGATTGGGGAAGAGTTTCAG CATATGGTGAACCAGTTCATGGAGTGCTATTACTACGAGTTCGAACCGGgcgaggaaaacaaaatcgtctacACCGAGATCTACCAAAAGTATACGAACATGATTGAGGCGCACATCGTCGAGCATCTGAACCGGAAGATGGCCTGCTTCGACATGGATCTGTTTGCGATGGAGctggaaaacaagaaaacacagTTGGACGGAGAAATCTTCGAGCTGCTGTACACGCTAACCGACTTTCTGGCCTTCAAGGACATGGTGCTGGACTACAAGGCGTTCAAGGAAGGTGCATATGACGATCTGAACAAAGGCATCAGTGTTACCGGGCTGCAGAAGTAG